One window of Quercus robur chromosome 12, dhQueRobu3.1, whole genome shotgun sequence genomic DNA carries:
- the LOC126709000 gene encoding sulfate transporter 3.1-like, with translation MGNADYVYPSNVECSHRVAIPPPQPFVKSLKYSLKETFFPDDPLRQFKNQPPSRKVILGLQYFLPFLEWAPRYTLEFLKADLIAGITIASLAIPQGISYAKLANLPPILGLYSSFVPPLVYALMGSSRDLAVGTVAVASLLTGAMLGEEVNALENPKLYLHLAFTATFFAGVFQACLGFLRLGFIVDFLSHATIVGFMAGAATVVCLQQLKGILGLDHFTHGTDLVSVMRSVFSQTHQWRWESGVLGCCFLFFLISTRYFSQRRPKFFWISAMAPLTSVILGSLLVYLTHAEKHGVQVIGELKKGLNPPSFGDLVFVSPYLTVAIKTGIITGVIALAEGIAVGRSFAMFKNYHIDGNKEMIAFGMMNIVGSCTSCYLTTGPFSRSAVNYNAGCKTAVSNIVMAMTVMLTLLFLTPLFHYTPLVVLSAIIISAMLGLIDYAAAIHLWKVDKFDFVVCMSAFIGVVFGSVQMGLVIAIALSLLRVLLFIARPRTVVLKNIPNSMIYRNVEQYPNTNNVPGILILEIDAPIYFANSSYLRERIARWIDEEEDRIKSTGETSLQYVILDMGAVGNIDTSGISMMEEVKKTADRRGLKLVLANPGSEVMKKLNKSKFIDNIGQEWIYLTVGEAVGACNYMLQTYKPNPMKNEAERWNTV, from the exons ATGGGTAACGCTGACTACGTGTACCCTTCAAACGTGGAGTGCTCTCACCGTGTAGCGATTCCACCACCACAACCCTTTGTCAAGTCATTGAAGTACTCTCTCAAGGAGACTTTCTTTCCTGATGACCCATTGAGACAGTTCAAGAACCAACCACCCTCAAGAAAAGTCATACTAGGACTTCAATACTTCTTACCATTTCTAGAATGGGCGCCTCGTTATACTTTAGAGTTCTTGAAAGCTGACCTTATTGCTGGGATCACCATTGCTAGCTTGGCAATCCCTCAGGGGATTAGTTATGCTAAGCTAGCCAACTTGCCTCCAATTCTTGGCCTAT ATTCAAGCTTTGTTCCACCTTTGGTTTATGCCTTGATGGGTAGCTCTAGGGATTTGGCTGTGGGTACTGTTGCTGTTGCATCCCTTCTCACCGGAGCAATGTTGGGGGAAGAAGTTAATGCTCTTGAAAATCCTAAGCTCTATCTTCACCTTGCTTTCACGGCCACATTCTTTGCTGGAGTTTTCCAAGCTTGTTTGGGATTTTTAAG GCTAGGGTTTATAGTGGATTTTCTATCACATGCAACCATAGTAGGGTTCATGGCAGGAGCAGCCACTGTGGTGTGCCTACAACAGCTAAAAGGGATACTTGGCCTTGATCATTTCACCCATGGGACCGATCTTGTGTCAGTGATGCGTTCTGTCTTTAGCCAAACACATCAG TGGAGATGGGAAAGCGGTGTCCTGGGATgctgtttccttttctttctcatcAGCACTAGATACTTC AGCCAGAGAAGGCCAAAATTCTTTTGGATATCAGCAATGGCACCATTAACGTCAGTCATATTGGGAAGCCTTCTCGTTTATCTCACCCATGCTGAGAAACATGGTGTTCAAGTG ATAGGAGAGTTGAAGAAGGGGCTGAATCCACCGTCGTTTGGAGACCTAGTATTTGTGTCTCCATATCTAACGGTAGCAATCAAAACTGGCATCATCACTGGCGTCATAGCTCTCGCT GAAGGAATAGCTGTAGGGAGAAGCTTTGCCATGTTCAAGAATTACCATATAGATGGGAACAAGGAGATGATTGCTTTTGGAATGATGAACATTGTTGGTTCTTGCACCTCTTGCTACCTCACCACAG ggcCATTTTCAAGATCAGCAGTAAATTACAATGCAGGATGCAAGACTGCAGTGTCAAACATTGTTATGGCAATGACTGTCATGTTGACATTGTTGTTCCTAACACCCTTGTTCCATTACACTCCTCTTGTGGTGCTGTCAGCCATAATTATCTCAGCTATGCTTGGACTTATAGATTATGCAGCAGCCATCCATCTCTGGAAGGTTGACAAATTCGACTTTGTAGTGTGCATGAGTGCATTCATTGGTGTAGTTTTTGGCAGCGTCCAAATGGGCCTAGTCATAGCG ATTGCTCTATCTTTGCTCAGAGTACTTTTGTTCATTGCTAGACCAAGGACTGTGGTTCTTAAAAACATCCCAAATTCCATGATTTACAGAAATGTTGAACAGTACCCAAATACAAACAATGTACCCGGAATTCTCATACTCGAAATTGATGCTCCCATCTACTTTGCCAATTCAAGCTACTTAAGAGAGAG GATTGCAAGGTGGATTGATGAAGAGGAAGACAGAATAAAATCTACAGGGGAAACCAGCTTGCAGTATGTTATACTGGATATGGGTG CTGTTGGTAACATTGATACAAGTGGAATAAGCATGATGGAAGAGGTCAAGAAGACTGCTGATAGAAGAGGGCTTAAG CTTGTATTGGCCAACCCTGGAAGTGAGGTGATGAAGAAGCTGAACAAGTCCAAGTTCATTGACAACATAGGCCAAGAATGGATCTACTTGACAGTTGGAGAGGCAGTTGGAGCATGCAACTATATGCTTCAAACTTACAAACCGAACCCAATGAAAAATGAAGCAGAGAGATGGAATACAGTCTGA